The proteins below are encoded in one region of Scylla paramamosain isolate STU-SP2022 chromosome 8, ASM3559412v1, whole genome shotgun sequence:
- the LOC135102917 gene encoding parafibromin-like has translation MADPLSLLREYNVNNKEIITDGDNVIFGDFSWPKTVMTNYLVYGSGKNGRPDFYYTLECLLYLLKNVNLSHPAYMRKAAAEHMPAVRRPDRKELLAYLNGETSTAAAIDKYGSFEAPTQVKREVEDTSNSTAKKPRYDDGDGHKIEEPPVPSLDAQEESSLISSIDQFLPEAVSTENIAIIETKHFIHKTKEGDVPKLGTDAHNSEA, from the exons ATGGCGGATCCTTTGAGTTTGTTGCGGGAGTACAATgttaacaataaagaaataatcaCCGATGGAGACAACGTAATCTTTGGAGATTTTTCGTGGCCCAAAACTGTGATGACCAACTATCTGGTGTATGG GTCTGGCAAGAATGGACGCCCGGACTTCTATTACACGTTGGAATGCTTGCTGTATCTCCTTAAAAATGTCAATCTCAGCCATCCTGCATACATGCGGAAGGCTGCG GCTGAACATATGCCAGCAGTGCGACGTCCTGACCGCAAAGAGCTCTTAGCCTACCTCAATGGAGAAACATCAACAGCTGCTGCTATTGATAAATATGGTTCCTTTGAAGCTCCCACACAG GTAAAGAGGGAAGTTGAAGATACCTCAAATAGTACAGCCAAGAAACCTCgctatgatgatggtgatgggcaTAAAATTGAGGAACCACCTGTCCCTAGTCTGGATGCCCAAGAAGAGTCATCACTTATCAGTAGCATTGACCA GTTCTTGCCAGAGGCTGTGTCAACTGAAAATATTGCAATAATTGAAACCAAACATTTTATCCATAAGACCAAAGAGGGTGATGTCCCAAAACTTGGGACAGATGCACACAACAGTGAAGCTTGA
- the LOC135102918 gene encoding cofilin/actin-depolymerizing factor homolog has translation MASGVTVADGIQKAYSDIKTGKKYRYMIFYIKDEKEIDIEKFGERDETYDDFLNCLSSLGPDKCRYGLYDFEYERSFQGTSESKMNKLILMSWCPDTAKIKTKMLYSTSFNALKQALEGIQKYIQATDMSEASYESVLEKCTASDRA, from the coding sequence ATGGCATCTGGAGTAACTGTTGCAGATGGTATTCAGAAAGCCTACTCTGATATCAAAACTGGAAAAAAGTATAGATATATGATATTCTATAtcaaagatgagaaagaaattgATATAGAGAAATTTGGTGAGAGGGATGAAACTTATGATGATTTCCTGAATTGTCTTAGCAGCTTGGGACCAGACAAGTGTCGCTATGGTTTGTATGATTTTGAGTATGAGCGGTCCTTCCAAGGAACATCTGAATCAAAGATGAACAAACTTATTCTTATGTCTTGGTGCCCTGATACTGCCAAAATTAAGACCAAGATGCTCTATTCCACTAGCTTCAATGCTCTCAAGCAGGCACTGGAAGGCATACAGAAGTACATACAAGCAACTGACATGTCTGAAGCATCATATGAAAGTGTCTTAGAGAAGTGCACTGCTTCAGACCGTGCTTGA